The nucleotide window GGTCGAGCACGAACGTCTCTGGAATACTGGGTTGCCCGGTCCCGGCTACGCTAAGGTTTCGGCGAGGCTTCCATGTGTGGCGCGCCGAAGCTTTAGCGGAGGCGCAAGCCAGGCAATGACATTCCGATCTAGAACCGCCCGGCCTTTGCCAGTTCGACTTCAACGCGCAGCTCGATCTCGGCCAGCACCGCATCGAGGCCGGGATCGCCGGAGGACGACTTCAGATTGGCCGCGGCATCGCGCAGCCGGTTCACGGTGGAAGCATCGAGATTGCCGGAGAGCAAGCCGATCTTGAGCTCGTCGAGCACGTCGAGCGCGCCCCTGCCCCGCGCCACAGAACGCTTGCGCCGCTCGGTCGGGTCCTCGACGCCCTGCAACGCGAGCAGCGCGTCGATGTTGCCGGCGGCCTTGGGCGCTACAGCCGAACGCGGCTCCTCGGGCGCAGCCGGCGTATCGGGCAGCGAGAAGCCGGTCGAACTGGTTCGTCGCGCGTGGCTCGCAGGCGATCCAAGCGTGGTGCCGTTCGGTCCGTAGATGCGCATCGTGGTGATCTCGCCCTGAGAATAGAACGACCTTCGCCTTCTTATGGTTAACGACGCGTAAACGGCCCGGCAAATTCTGCCGCCATACGGCAGTTTCGCCCATCGTGGTGAAGCCGACGCAACATCACGTCTCCAACGAATATCCCGTAATATCAATGCATTGCAGCGGAAATGCAGGGTGGCACGGCGCTCGCATAGTTAATGCCGGACCGCCGTCATGGGAGTGGCGCCAGCGGCCCAGTGGAAGACCTCGAGGGGAGCACAGGATGCCCGGCATCCGTTCGGCAAGACTGATTTCGGTGGC belongs to Bradyrhizobium icense and includes:
- a CDS encoding flagellar assembly protein FliX is translated as MRIYGPNGTTLGSPASHARRTSSTGFSLPDTPAAPEEPRSAVAPKAAGNIDALLALQGVEDPTERRKRSVARGRGALDVLDELKIGLLSGNLDASTVNRLRDAAANLKSSSGDPGLDAVLAEIELRVEVELAKAGRF